A genomic window from Diospyros lotus cultivar Yz01 chromosome 2, ASM1463336v1, whole genome shotgun sequence includes:
- the LOC127795581 gene encoding putative ABC transporter B family member 8 codes for MSSKAEKEVENGDPVERKKGRSMAIIFRCADWVDILLMLLGTVGAIGDGMSTNCLLMYVSRLFNSLGYGKTQQNHGNFMDKVEKCSLYFVYLGLAVIVVAFMEGYCWSKTSERQVLKIRYRYLEAVLRQEVGFFDSQEATTSEIINGISKDTSLIQEVLSEKVPKFLMHASQFISGLAFSIYFSWRLSLVALPTLILLVIPGVIYGKYLLYLSNKSFKEYGKANAVVEQALCSIKTVYSLNAEKSIVDRYSAILEETTKIGIKKGIAKGIAVGSTGLSFTIWALLAWYGSHLVMYKGESGGQIYTAGIAFVMGGSSLGVALPEVKYFTEASVAASRIFDRINRTPEIDGEDIKGLVLDKIRGEIEFLNVEFKYPSRPDSIVLREFNLKVEAGKTVALVGASGSGKSTAIALLQRFYDPDAGAVRIDSVDIKTLQLKWLRGQTGLVSQEHALFGTSIKENITFGKLDATADEVVTAAMAANAHNFIRQLPQGYETKIGERGALLSGGQKQRIAIARAIIKNPVILLLDEATSALDSESEKLVQTALDQASMGRTTLVVAHKLSTVRNADVIAVISGGCITELGSHNDLINRKDGHYAKLAKLQKQFSSDDQDQNTEHCGSLVAARSSAGKPSTGRSSPLAFPTPLASDHDPETMSLPPPSFSRLLSINSPEWKQCLIGILSAVAFGAVQPVYALTIGGMISAFFTPNHEEMHARIRTYSFIFSSLSLISILVNISQHYSFALMGEELTKRIRLKMLEKILTFEPAWFDEERNSSGALCASLSNEASMVKSLVADRVSLLVQTASAVTVAMVMGLVVAWKLAVVMIAVQPLTILCFYTRKVLLSSISTKFVKAQNQSSQIAVEAVYNHRIVTSFCSMQKVLRLFDEAQDGPRKEAIKKSLLAGAGMAAAQCLTFLCWALDFWFGGRLVNSGEISAGDVFKTFFVLVSTGKVIAEAGSMTSDLAKGSTAIASLFSILDRRSLILGSGAGTKLKKMAGGVEMKRVDFAYPSRPESLVLRQFCLEVRPGTSNALVGKSGCGKSTVIALIQRFYDVDRGTVKVDGVDIRALDIGWYRRHMALVSQEPVIYSGSISDNIKFGKLDASESEVVEAAMAANAHHFISSLRDGYGTECGERGVQLSGGQKQRIAIARAIIRNPTILLLDEATSALDVQSEQAVREALDRSMVGRTTIVVAHRLSTIKTLDSIAFVDDGKVAERGTFAQLKNKRGAFFHLASLQNA; via the exons ATGAGTTCCAAAGCCGAAAAAGAGGTAGAAAATGGAGATCCAGTGGAAAGGAAGAAGGGGAGATCTATGGCTATAATCTTCAGATGTGCAGATTGGGTGGATATTTTGCTTATGTTGTTGGGTACTGTGGGGGCTATTGGGGATGGCATGTCGACAAACTGCTTGCTCATGTATGTTAGCCGTCTTTTCAACAGCTTGGGCTATGGTAAGACCCAACAAAATCATGGGAATTTCATGGACAAGGTTGAAAAG TGCAGTTTATACTTCGTGTACTTGGGATTAGCAGTCATCGTGGTAGCTTTCATGG AAGGGTATTGCTGGAGCAAAACCAGTGAAAGGCAGGTGCTGAAGATTCGTTACAGGTATCTGGAAGCTGTTCTCAGGCAAGAAGTTGGATTCTTCGATTCTCAAGAAGCAACTACTTCAGAGATCATCAACGGCATATCCAAAGATACTTCTCTCATACAAGAAGTTCTTAGTGAGAAG GTACCAAAGTTTTTGATGCACGCATCACAGTTCATCTCAGGACTTGCCTTCTCCATCTACTTCTCATGGAGGCTATCTTTGGTAGCACTCCCAACTCTGATTCTTCTGGTTATTCCAGGAGTGATCTATGGCAAATACCTTCTCTATTTGTCCAACAAGTCCTTCAAGGAATATGGAAAAGCAAATGCCGTAGTGGAGCAGGCTCTTTGCTCCATCAAAACTGTGTATTCACTGAATGCAGAAAAGAGTATAGTTGACAGATACTCAGCCATACTGGAAGAGACGACAAAGATCGGCATCAAGAAAGGAATTGCAAAAGGAATAGCTGTTGGGAGTACAGGGCTCTCCTTTACAATATGGGCTCTTCTTGCTTGGTATGGGAGCCATTTGGTGATGTACAAAGGAGAGAGTGGTGGCCAGATTTATACAGCCGGCATTGCATTTGTCATGGGTGGATC ATCCTTGGGAGTGGCACTGCCGGAAGTTAAGTATTTCACAGAAGCTTCAGTTGCAGCCTCACGAATATTCGATAGGATCAACCGGACTCCAGAAATCGATGGGGAAGACATAAAGGGACTTGTGCTGGACAAAATACGGGGTGAAATCGAATTCCTTAACGTTGAATTCAAGTATCCTTCCCGGCCCGATTCCATCGTTCTAAGAGAGTTCAATCTCAAAGTTGAAGCAGGAAAGACCGTGGCTCTTGTTGGTGCCAGTGGGAGTGGGAAATCCACTGCAATTGCATTGCTGCAGCGATTCTATGATCCGGATGCTGGGGCTGTGCGTATTGACAGTGTTGATATAAAGACACTGCAGTTAAAATGGCTAAGGGGGCAAACGGGGCTTGTTAGTCAAGAACATGCACTCTTTGGGACGTCCATAAAGGAGAATATAACGTTTGGGAAACTTGACGCTACTGCTGATGAAGTGGTGACTGCAGCAATGGCTGCAAATGCTCACAATTTCATAAGGCAGCTTCCACAAGGGTACGAGACCAAG ATTGGTGAACGTGGAGCACTCCTATCAGGTGGACAAAAACAAAGAATTGCGATTGCCAGGGCGATTATCAAGAACCCTGTCATTCTTCTCCTTGATGAAGCAACCAGCGCTCTTGATTCAGAATCAGAGAAACTTGTGCAAACTGCCCTCGATCAAGCCTCCATGGGAAGAACAACCCTG GTTGTTGCTCACAAGCTCTCAACAGTGAGAAATGCAGACGTCATTGCAGTTATCAGCGGAGGCTGCATCACCGAATTGGGTTCACACAATGACCTAATCAACAGGAAAGATGGCCACTATGCAAAACTGGCAAAGCTTCAAAAACAGTTCAGTTCTGACGATCAAGATCAGAACACCGAGCACTGCGGCTCTTTGGTGGCTGCAAGAAGCAGCGCCGGCAAGCCAAGCACCGGCAGATCAAGCCCATTGGCGTTTCCCACACCATTAGCCAGTGATCATGATCCAGAAACCATGTCTTTGCCACCACCTTCCTTTTCCCGGCTCCTGTCTATTAACTCTCCTGAATGGAAGCAATGCCTAATTGGAATCCTTTCGGCCGTGGCCTTCGGCGCAGTGCAGCCTGTTTATGCCCTCACCATCGGTGGCATGATCTCAGCCTTCTTCACGCCGAATCATGAAGAAATGCACGCTAGAATCCGAACATACTCGTtcattttctcctctctctctctgatttcaatTCTTGTAAATATCTCGCAGCATTACAGCTTTGCTCTCATGGGTGAGGAGTTAACGAAGAGGATCAGACTAAAAATGCTTGAGAAAATATTGACCTTTGAACCGGCGTGGTTTGACGAGGAAAGAAACTCCAGTGGAGCACTGTGTGCCAGTTTGAGCAATGAGGCTTCCATGGTGAAATCTCTTGTGGCGGATAGAGTTTCTCTTCTGGTCCAGACCGCCTCGGCCGTGACCGTCGCCATGGTCATGGGACTAGTCGTGGCGTGGAAGCTTGCAGTTGTTATGATCGCCGTTCAGCCGCTCACAATCCTATGTTTCTACACCAGAAAAGTCTTATTGTCTTCGATCTCGACCAAATTTGTCAAGGCTCAAAATCAAAGCAGCCAGATTGCAGTGGAGGCAGTCTACAACCATAGGATCGTGACTTCGTTCTGTAGCATGCAGAAGGTTCTCCGACTTTTTGACGAGGCGCAGGACGGGCCGAGGAAGGAGGCGATAAAGAAGTCATTGCTGGCAGGAGCTGGGATGGCGGCGGCTCAGTGTCTGACTTTCTTGTGCTGGGCACTAGACTTCTGGTTCGGCGGGAGGTTAGTGAATTCTGGGGAGATATCGGCCGGAGATGTGTTCAAGACGTTCTTTGTGTTGGTGAGCACCGGAAAAGTGATAGCTGAGGCCGGGAGCATGACGTCTGATCTTGCTAAAGGGTCTACGGCTATAGCGTCCCTTTTTTCCATCCTTGATCGGAGGTCTCTAATTCTAGGATCTGGGGCCGGAACCAAGTTGAAGAAAATGGCCGGCGGCGTTGAGATGAAAAGGGTTGATTTTGCATACCCAAGTCGGCCGGAGAGTTTGGTTTTACGGCAGTTTTGCTTGGAGGTTAGGCCAGGGACGAGCAacgctctcgtggggaagagtGGCTGCGGGAAGTCGACAGTGATCGCTCTGATCCAGAGATTTTACGATGTCGACAGAGGCACCGTGAAGGTGGACGGAGTCGACATAAGAGCTCTGGACATCGGCTGGTATAGAAGGCACATGGCGCTTGTAAGCCAAGAGCCGGTGATATACTCGGGAAGCATCAGCGACAACATTAAGTTCGGGAAGCTTGATGCCTCCGAGAGTGAAGTTGTggaagctgccatggctgccaaCGCTCACCATTTCATCTC ATCACTAAGAGATGGGTACGGAACAGAATGCGGGGAGAGGGGAGTGCAACTGTCAGGAGGACAGAAACAAAGGATTGCAATTGCGAGAGCAATTATCCGGAATCCGACCATACTGTTGCTAGATGAAGCAACCAGTGCTCTGGATGTTCAATCGGAGCAAGCTGTGCGAGAGGCTCTGGACCGGAGCATGGTCGGAAGGACAACGATAGTGGTGGCACACCGCCTCAGCACCATAAAAACACTCGACTCCATCGCCTTCGTCGACGACGGGAAGGTGGCCGAACGAGGAACATTCGCGCAACTCAAGAATAAGCGAGGCGCCTTCTTCCACCTAGCCAGCCTTCAAAATGCCTAA